TTGAGTCCTAATCCTCCTGCTCTCgtagataaaagaaaaatgaaataatcgcTAGCTTTGTCGTTGAATTTATTCAACAAATCACCACGATCTTCGGCTTTGGTCGTACCATCTAAACGAAGATAACCAAAACCGCGCCAACTTAAATAATCTTCCATTATCGTCATTAATTGAGTCATTTGACAAAATAATAGTACTCGGTGATTCGTAGCTTTTAATTTCGGTAATATACGATCTAAAAGTTCGAATTTACCGGAAGCTCGATAAATATCCGGTCTAAAACAATTgacatttatcaataaaatatttatttttattcaaagttaTTTAATGTAATATATTTACCCCGATATGACCCCTCCCGCGATTCCAACATGATCgcaatatttttcttcgatattttgAAACATGAAAGGATGGTTGCATAACTTTCTCAATTGAACAATCGTATTCATTAAGGCTTTCGCTCCCCCCTTACCTTTATTACCTTTTTCGGAACCATCGGTCAGCAGAACCCCTTTACTTTGCATATgcctaaaaattaatttaccaCTTTACTATTTAGttagttttctttttagttgattcaaagtattattatattataaatttatttatctacAGCATTAACAGTAACATaactgtaattttattaaattttttgcattaaaaaaatgtattcttacttgtataaaactttttgtaGACCGGACATGTCACATTTTATTATGTATTCTACTTTATCGGGAAGTTGTGACTCGACTTCTCTTTTTAATCGTCTCAATAGAAACGGTCTAAGAACTTTGTGAAGACGTCGAATGATCAGAATAGTTTCTTCCTCGTTCAACTCAACCTAACAAAAACACGAATAATACATTTCGAACGGAAATATAAAAAGGATTCGAATTTACCTTTTCTCCTGTAGTAGCAAAAGGAGCGTTGAACCATTGTTCGAATGTTGAACAACTCTTGAATATAGAaggcaataaaaaattaagtaaagCCCATAATTCTGGCAATTTATTTTGTAGTGGAGTACCAGTTAATAAGAGACGATGTGGAGCTAAATAATGAGTGTTTAATACTTGCGTCAATTTACAATGATGATTTTTCATACGATGACCTTCATCTATGATCATATATTTAAACGGCAACTGAAAGCATCAAAAAATATCAGACAAGATAGTTTTGGAGTGTCATATTTGTCCAATATATCTAAACAACAAACCTTAGCTAATACTCCTTTATCTTTTATAACGTATTCGTAAGTAGTTagtaaaacattaaattttgtcgatctcatttggctctGAATCTGTCTTCTGACACACGGCGAACCTTTATACGAAACAACTACGACTGACGGCGACCATTTTTCGAATTCCAAAACCCAATTCGACAAAGTactaaaacataaaattaataccactacagataaataaaaaaaatatcaatacttaCGACAACGGTACAATTATAAGATATGGTCcgttgattttctttttttccataAGATGAGTAATCAAAGCTATGGTCTGTATAGTTTTTCCCAATCCCATCTCGTCGGCTAAAATACCGTTAAgattattgttaaataaagaCACTAACCATTCCAATCCTTTTATCTGGTACTCTTTTAGACGTCCGTTGATCATAATGGTTGGTTGTTCTGTTACTATTTCGTGTACGGTATGCGCAATACTATAATAGGTCTGTTCTTCTTTCGAATTTTTATGATATTCGTCATCTTCCACTTTGGCTTTATTGATTACCTCTTTCGTTTTATCCTCCTCCGATTTCGGTCCTTTTTCACAAAACAAAATGTAACATGTAAATAATGTGTGTTCAATATATGATTATATTATATCTTACTATTATCATCTTCATCGGATGCATCGGAATCGGTTTCTTCATCTTCGTCATCGGTGTCTACAATTTCCCAACCGGGATTTTGAATTAACCATTCTTGTAATTGGCTGAGCATCGGGGCTTCTTCTCCTGAAAGTTTTTTTCCTGTTGTTATTTCGATTACGGTAATTGGTCTGTCCAATTCTTGCGACCCATCCTCGTCATCTTGCTTTATAGTACCATCCAATCctaattttcttctctttttctatTCACATCACAAAAGAAGTTGAATTAAAATCACATTGTTTTAAACCTTCCTGGTACGCGtactaattataatattttaaaatggcgaaagaaaaaagaatgagGAAAATTTGGAAggattaatgataaaaatagggataaatacgaaataattgaatatatatacatactttGAGTTTGTCTTGgacttttcttttcttttcttcttccaTTTGTTTGCGTTGTTGTTCCAATTTGTGCTGTTTCACCATTTCAGTTAAattacttatgtattcatccgTCTGAGACAGTAAGAATGCCAAACGTTTGTCTTTCTTTTGATCAATCAATTTTCTATAACCTTCTTCATCTTCTGCCAtcaacctaaaaataaaaaaaaattcgtcgaGAACTTTGACgcattttcgaaataattatcGCACCTTCTCATACGTTCTTTTTCTATCCTCTCTTGCTCTTTTTTCTGCTCCCTTTCTGCATTCGCATGATAACTCATTATACCTCTATTCAATCTCGATAACTTTCCCTGTACGTTTCTGTgaaattctttaaaatcttTCGCGTGTTGTGACACCGAATTAAGAAATTCttgatgtttttgtttcttttttctttcggcttcaattttttgttgtttttccaGCTTTTCCGTTGCTCTAGCTTCTTTCAAACCTTGTCGTTTGGTTCTTTTGTATTGTTTGACGTTAATTACCGTTTCGAGTGAGGTATCCCTTCTAGTACACGCTATTATCTCACTTCGGAGTTGtctttgaaaattcaaacatCTAAGGGCTCTTAATTCGATCTGAACTTGCAACCGGACCTCATCTGATAAGTTTGTCGGTAAATTGGATAGTTGTTCCATACGCGATGCTATTCTAGCTGCCACTCTGAAGCAAAAATACTTAAATGTGGGACATTGATATTGAGGAACATGACGCACTATGACGACAATAGTATATCACATAACGCGGCGAGTGCTGAAACGTAACGAGTGCAAAATACCAACCAGttgtgtacactatttttcctacgaccacgtaaacaattcctcaaaaaaaccgtattttttagataagaaagtcaattaaacCATATCACACATGtattgaaaagtatataaacagGTGTGCTGAAAAGTTAAAGCatcctacaaaatatttaatagtacaacttgatataatttttaaacttttaatttacCTGTTAGTAAAACTAAAACAGTCATgaagaatgtttttttcttcactattgaaaataaattttcattcaactacTTCATACATTAACCAGTCATAGTGataacacttaattttaacGTTTAAATTATCTTGCAGACACTAATATGTAATTGAATACAAATCATAATAAACTTTAAATGTTTATTGTAAACActaatataacctaaaaacaggatattgtctacttcttcagtGTTCTAAAATTCGGTCTTTTGCCTTTCGGGACCCAGCCAGATTTATATTGTATTCGCGTATTTcctctatcgttcgagaccatatgtaacataagaaaaagaagcatttcaatacatgtTTTATACACACAGTACATGTGTGTAATAGGTAAAAGTGAGTGTGcaagtggtcgtaggaaaaaaactttctaatagTTAAGTATGAAtcttaaataaattcaaaaaatagatCATGCGCAAATTTAAGATAAAATGTGACTCGAACGAAATTGTTTCAATTAAACAAcgctagaaataaaaaaaaaatacctacaAGCGTGAGATTCGTTAGAGAAAATACCTGTTTTCTCTTTCTTGAAGAAGAACCAGCGGATCAACTCCACATGGTTTGAGTAAAGAACTGATCCTATTATGTTTAACGTtttgatgattatgatgattCGGTTGAGGTTGATGTATCTGCACAGATCTGGAACCGCTGTTGACCATTTGTGGAGGTGGCGCGTGGAACGGAGGATTATGAGGCTGTTTATAAGATTGGGGAGGAGCTTGAGGTGACTCCATAGGGGCAGGTACCAGATGAGTTTGTACCGGATGGTTCTGCATTATAGCCTGTTGAGAAGTTGGTGTTACAGGTGGTCGCATCGGCGGTTCTGGTGGAGCTGGAGATGATACCCTACCAGAAGTTGGAGTTTCTACAGGTTCATGTGGATGTGAACTGgtctgaataaaaaaattattattaaatgaaggctataaaaagaaaattaatttatttataataaaataaaattgtaccTGATGATTTCCTGAGTTTCCTTGAATTAATGGCGAATTAGGAGGCGGTGTCGAACATTGTGGAGAACCTTCGGGACGTTTTCCTTGCAACGCTAAATTTATTTGAGACGGTACTGGTTGATTTCTCGCTATATAACGATAAGCCATTATTTGGTTTCtataaatacgataaaaatatttattactatcAATTactatattgataataatataccTTAATTGTGACATTTGCGTTTGTGTTAAAACATTATTCGATCCATTACTTCTAGCTCTCAACGCTAACAATTGTGAATATCTAGGATCTTCCTGCATTCCTTTTTCCTCCATACTGTCTATGGCCCTTTGTAAAgcatttaaattttcttgacCTTGTAAAGGAGAAGAAGACGGACCTTGGGGGGATCCAGAATTTGATGTGGATGGAGGAAGAGGACCAGGAGATGCAGCTAAATTCTAGAAAgtagaaaaatcgaaatatcataataaacaaaatgactAATTCACCACTTgttatttgaatgtatttttatttaattgtttgcagctatataaaatatgtaaacaaataatatatatatttaataagcCCATCGTGTATTTATTAAGAAGATAAATATATTGTGGATCAGAGTAACtgcaaatatttatcaataatatatttttcaaaaactatttcgatatttttgtataaattaattttaattacgaTTTCATTACGTTTTTtttcctctctctctctctctcctaAAATCACGCTGGGTTAATCCAAGGTTCGTTCCAACTTCATACTcttatatggacagttggtatgggaaaaaacgtcctTACGTTACGTTGCCGATAATACTCATTTTCGCTCTCGTTAGATACTTAATCTATACTACGCATGCTCCatgcgcagaactaactgaaACGCtcgatacactatttgttttacttatagaaactgtccatatagaagtattacatatacgTCCAGCCCATCGAAAAACCGTCGTTGGTAcagtgacgattctgcgcaatataCATTATCGTAAaacgaacgattctgttttgtatTCCAACATGACATATAAGGTTCCAACTGACCGGAgtttgcgcagaaaatatcatttacacgtataaccgttccaagaacgCTTCTGATTAGCATGTTGGAACAAACCTCcaataattaatatgaaaattcaacCTTCAGTTCaatgttaatgtttttatttaatagttcTGGTTAACACAAGTTATCGCCGGACAATTCGtctgatttatttttatctgcATATAAATTGTTTTCACATTCATACGTTGAAAtattattacacaaaaaaaacagatttaagTTAATTAAAAGCAATTAAGTTCAACAAATCGGTCTATATAAAGTCTCCCAGAAAGTTGATGCGGATAATTCGTTacgtatttattgtttttaataagagaatctcaaattgtttttgttcgACAACACAGAGACCTTGTAGATTAATATATGATTTAAATGTGGAtcgtaatatcaataaaaagtccttatttataaaataaacacagGCAGTAGACATTTTCAATAACCCTGTTTaatttgaaagtaaataatCGCATCCAAGGTTATTAATTCTTACAATCAGTGTCGACGTTaatagtattatattttatttcaataataattgttatcgTTTTAAATGCTTAAAATGGAAGTGAAAGCTTACTACGATTTTGTATTGCCTTTGGTTCGAGAAGCAGGACAGGTAAAactagttttattcaaaataaaaaatatgtaaatataatcATTTGTATTTGTAAGGAAATTGCAGCAGCCAAAAATTTCAAGGTTGAAACAAAAGATGAAATATACGATGAAGTAACCGAATAcgatagaaaaatagaaaatatattgataaggagaatcaaagaaaaatggCCCCATCATAAGTAAGTTTTTAAATCATCATTTGATAGATAATTGCGTACATCTGTaaaactctatttttttttaattgaacgttttaaaatttttagttttattggcGAAGAAGAATCTCATATGAATGGCATAGGAGAATTAACAAGAAATCCAACATGGATAATAGATCCCATA
The genomic region above belongs to Diorhabda carinulata isolate Delta chromosome 9, icDioCari1.1, whole genome shotgun sequence and contains:
- the LOC130897762 gene encoding ATP-dependent helicase brm-like; this translates as MSSPSSQSSPMPPPMGTPLHISSSQPPHNSYQPSMIHISNSNGISPLPMPPTSTHSLPPHMSPHGNHPINLGPPPHLPHGLSGGPQHGPPGVPQHGPPGVPQHGPPGGVHHGPPGGSQQGPCGGPQHGSPSGTQHGPPGGPQHGPPGGPHHGPPGVPQHGPHGIPQHGPHGGSQHGPPVGPQHGPPGGPQHGPPAGPQHGPPGGIQHGPPAGPQHGPPGGIQHGPPGGTHHVPCGGPQHGPPGGFQYGPHGGPQHGSHGGPQHGSFGLASHGSSVGSPHGPIHGPSSSHAPSGSHPPAGMVHGPPVIPHHIGPSPTSHGGPLMHTNTQNTHSAQAHDLSTVNSSQGGNLSQQNYSGATSQSGSIGHPQQRQNLAASPGPLPPSTSNSGSPQGPSSSPLQGQENLNALQRAIDSMEEKGMQEDPRYSQLLALRARSNGSNNVLTQTQMSQLRNQIMAYRYIARNQPVPSQINLALQGKRPEGSPQCSTPPPNSPLIQGNSGNHQTSSHPHEPVETPTSGRVSSPAPPEPPMRPPVTPTSQQAIMQNHPVQTHLVPAPMESPQAPPQSYKQPHNPPFHAPPPQMVNSGSRSVQIHQPQPNHHNHQNVKHNRISSLLKPCGVDPLVLLQERENRVAARIASRMEQLSNLPTNLSDEVRLQVQIELRALRCLNFQRQLRSEIIACTRRDTSLETVINVKQYKRTKRQGLKEARATEKLEKQQKIEAERKKKQKHQEFLNSVSQHAKDFKEFHRNVQGKLSRLNRGIMSYHANAEREQKKEQERIEKERMRRLMAEDEEGYRKLIDQKKDKRLAFLLSQTDEYISNLTEMVKQHKLEQQRKQMEEEKKRKVQDKLKKKRRKLGLDGTIKQDDEDGSQELDRPITVIEITTGKKLSGEEAPMLSQLQEWLIQNPGWEIVDTDDEDEETDSDASDEDDNRPKSEEDKTKEVINKAKVEDDEYHKNSKEEQTYYSIAHTVHEIVTEQPTIMINGRLKEYQIKGLEWLVSLFNNNLNGILADEMGLGKTIQTIALITHLMEKKKINGPYLIIVPLSTLSNWVLEFEKWSPSVVVVSYKGSPCVRRQIQSQMRSTKFNVLLTTYEYVIKDKGVLAKLPFKYMIIDEGHRMKNHHCKLTQVLNTHYLAPHRLLLTGTPLQNKLPELWALLNFLLPSIFKSCSTFEQWFNAPFATTGEKVELNEEETILIIRRLHKVLRPFLLRRLKREVESQLPDKVEYIIKCDMSGLQKVLYKHMQSKGVLLTDGSEKGNKGKGGAKALMNTIVQLRKLCNHPFMFQNIEEKYCDHVGIAGGVISGPDIYRASGKFELLDRILPKLKATNHRVLLFCQMTQLMTIMEDYLSWRGFGYLRLDGTTKAEDRGDLLNKFNDKASDYFIFLLSTRAGGLGLNLQTADTVVIFDSDWNPHQDLQAQDRAHRIGQQNEVRVLRLMTVNSVEERILAAARYKLNMDEKVIQAGMFDQKSTGTERQQFLQHILHQDGDDEEEENEVPDDETVNQMVARSEAEFELFQKMDVERRREEAKLGPARKSRMLEISELPDWLVKEDDEVDRWHYDDQDRILGRGTRQRKEVDYTDSITEKDWLKAEDTGEYEEEEEEEEKIRKKKNRKKRRRGEDSDSEVGSVIKRKNKNQIYDTRLKRQLRKLMTIVTRYTDSDGRLLSEPFIKLPPKKDYPDYYEIIKKPIDINKILDRISDGKYLDFADLERDFMLLCQNAQIYNEEASLIHEDSIVLQSVFANAKHRIENECVESEPDDEKDEVKSDTDSLIKMKIKLKSKKLISSSSIGNRRKRSPKKYLSEDDDDDDDEEEDD